The window GCACACCTGGGTCTCCGAAGGCACCCGCGGGCTGGAGTCGGTGGTGACCCTCACCTTCGAGCCCGAGGGCGACAAGACGCGGGTCACCCTGCGTCACACGGGAGTACCGGACGACGACTTCGGCCGCCAGCACCGGGACGGCTGGGCTTCCGTCCTCGGGG of the Candidatus Eisenbacteria bacterium genome contains:
- a CDS encoding SRPBCC domain-containing protein, with protein sequence HTWVSEGTRGLESVVTLTFEPEGDKTRVTLRHTGVPDDDFGRQHRDGWASVLGAIEERFAKSAR